Proteins co-encoded in one Triplophysa dalaica isolate WHDGS20190420 chromosome 16, ASM1584641v1, whole genome shotgun sequence genomic window:
- the cxxc5b gene encoding CXXC-type zinc finger protein 5 isoform X2, producing the protein MEGNRAIEDEEAQDSCCGDEESSPVVERRNRSGIISAPLSKSLKRSRALSQYIATCSAAAVASVANANRLAQSSMTAAGVKAHATSGQHRAQVGYAKVDRSALMSGLLDSPSGLHLAQAAELLRRAGMLLPVNDPSNVNVGGDMETVSASDSLASVMDFPLLGNGGVGGSFPYHPGLFIMTPAGVFLADGALSHVTGASEHQQTQSEISSAIGANGKKKRKRCGLCPPCRRRINCEQCSSCRNRKTGHQICKFRKCEELKKKPSGGLEVMLPTGAPFRWFP; encoded by the exons ATGGAGGGAAACCGAGCTATTGAGGATGAGGAGGCGCAGGACAGCTGCTGTGGCGATGAAGAGTCGTCCCCTGTGGTCGAGCGGAGAAACCGCAGCGGTATCATCAGCGCGCCGCTCAGCAAGAGTCTGAAACGCTCACGGGCTCTCTCACAGTACATCGCAACTTGCTCGGCCGCCGCCGTCGCCAGCGTTGCGAACGCTAACAGACTCGCCCAGAGCTCTATGACGGCAGCGGGTGTCAAAGCCCACGCCACGAGTGGGCAGCACAGAGCACAGGTTGGGTACGCCAAAGTGGACCGCAGCGCTCTCATGTCTGGTCTTCTGGACTCTCCCAGTGGCCTTCATCTCGCCCAGGCCGCCGAGCTCTTGAGGCGGGCCGGCATGCTACTTCCCGTCAACGACCCCTCTAACGTCAACGTGGGAGGGGATATGGAAACGGTCTCGGCCTCTGATTCGCTTGCCAGCGTGATGGACTTCCCGTTGCTTGGCAACGGCGGAGTGGGCGGCAGCTTTCCGTATCACCCGGGGCTTTTCATCATGACACCGGCGGGTGTGTTTCTGGCGGACGGAGCACTTTCTCACGTGACGGGGGCGTCGGAACACCAGCAGACGCAGAGCGAGATCTCATCGGCCATTGGGGCCAATGGGAAGAAAAAGCGGAAGCGCTGCGGCCTGTGTCCGCCCTGCCGGCGCAGGATAAACTGCGAACAGTGCAGCAGTTGCCGCAACCGGAAAACCGGCCATCAGATCTGCAAGTTCCGCAAGTGCGAAGAGCTTAAAAAGAAACCTTCTGGTGGGCTGGAG GTCATGTTGCCAACTGGTGCTCCATTCCGGTGGTTTCCGTAG
- the cxxc5b gene encoding CXXC-type zinc finger protein 5 isoform X1 codes for MEGNRAIEDEEAQDSCCGDEESSPVVERRNRSGIISAPLSKSLKRSRALSQYIATCSAAAVASVANANRLAQSSMTAAGVKAHATSGQHRAQVGYAKVDRSALMSGLLDSPSGLHLAQAAELLRRAGMLLPVNDPSNVNVGGDMETVSASDSLASVMDFPLLGNGGVGGSFPYHPGLFIMTPAGVFLADGALSHVTGASEHQQTQSEISSAIGANGKKKRKRCGLCPPCRRRINCEQCSSCRNRKTGHQICKFRKCEELKKKPSGGLEKVMLPTGAPFRWFP; via the exons ATGGAGGGAAACCGAGCTATTGAGGATGAGGAGGCGCAGGACAGCTGCTGTGGCGATGAAGAGTCGTCCCCTGTGGTCGAGCGGAGAAACCGCAGCGGTATCATCAGCGCGCCGCTCAGCAAGAGTCTGAAACGCTCACGGGCTCTCTCACAGTACATCGCAACTTGCTCGGCCGCCGCCGTCGCCAGCGTTGCGAACGCTAACAGACTCGCCCAGAGCTCTATGACGGCAGCGGGTGTCAAAGCCCACGCCACGAGTGGGCAGCACAGAGCACAGGTTGGGTACGCCAAAGTGGACCGCAGCGCTCTCATGTCTGGTCTTCTGGACTCTCCCAGTGGCCTTCATCTCGCCCAGGCCGCCGAGCTCTTGAGGCGGGCCGGCATGCTACTTCCCGTCAACGACCCCTCTAACGTCAACGTGGGAGGGGATATGGAAACGGTCTCGGCCTCTGATTCGCTTGCCAGCGTGATGGACTTCCCGTTGCTTGGCAACGGCGGAGTGGGCGGCAGCTTTCCGTATCACCCGGGGCTTTTCATCATGACACCGGCGGGTGTGTTTCTGGCGGACGGAGCACTTTCTCACGTGACGGGGGCGTCGGAACACCAGCAGACGCAGAGCGAGATCTCATCGGCCATTGGGGCCAATGGGAAGAAAAAGCGGAAGCGCTGCGGCCTGTGTCCGCCCTGCCGGCGCAGGATAAACTGCGAACAGTGCAGCAGTTGCCGCAACCGGAAAACCGGCCATCAGATCTGCAAGTTCCGCAAGTGCGAAGAGCTTAAAAAGAAACCTTCTGGTGGGCTGGAG AAGGTCATGTTGCCAACTGGTGCTCCATTCCGGTGGTTTCCGTAG
- the zgc:110843 gene encoding CDGSH iron-sulfur domain-containing protein 1, translating to MLFQVQALSTFTKPGLIPGLRVSKVAAVVSTYMLTRYFSEQSDPKSRINQTINKDSPKVVHSFDVEDIGNKVIYCRCWRSKKFPYCDGAHDKHNKETGDNIGPLIIKKRNAAGQKIPE from the exons ATGTTATTCCAGGTTCAAGCTCTTTCTACGTTCACTAAACCGGGATTAATACCGGGTTTAAGGGTTTCAAAAG TGGCTGCGGTTGTGAGTACGTACATGCTGACACGCTACTTTAGCGAGCAGAGTGATCCCAAGAGCAGAATCAACCAGACCATCAACAAAGACAGTCCCAAAGTAGTGCACAGCTTCGACGTCGAAGACATCGGCAACAAAGTCATCTACTGCAGATGCTGGAGGTCCAAGAAG tttcccTACTGTGACGGCGCACACGACAAACATAATAAGGAAACTGGAGATAATATCGGACCACTGATCATTAAGAAGAGAAATGCAGCAGGCCAAAAAATCcctgagtga
- the ube2d2 gene encoding ubiquitin-conjugating enzyme E2 D2, producing the protein MALKRIHKELHDLGRDPPAQCSAGPVGDDMFHWQATIMGPNDSPYQGGVFFLTIHFPTDYPFKPPKVAFTTRIYHPNINSNGSICLDILRSQWSPALTISKVLLSICSLLCDPNPDDPLVPEIARIYKTDREKYNRIAREWTQKYAM; encoded by the exons ATGGCTCTCAAAAGAATCCACAAG GAGCTACATGATTTGGGCCGTGACCCACCTGCTCAGTGTTCAGCGGGCCCAGTAGGGGATGACA TGTTTCACTGGCAGGCAACAATAATGGGACCT aatGATAGTCCTTACCAGGGTGGAGTGTTTTTCTTGACCATACACTTTCCCACAGATTACCCCTTCAAACCGCCAAAG GTTGCATTTACCACAAGAATCTATCACCCAAATATCAACAGCAATGGCAGCATCTGTCTTGATATTCTGAGGTCACAATGGTCACCGGCACTTACCATCTCCAAAG TTCTCCTGTCCATCTGCTCCCTGCTGTGTGACCCAAATCCGGACGACCCCTTAGTACCTGAGATCGCCCGCATTTACAAGACTGACAGGGAAAA GTACAACAGAATAGCTCGGGAATGGACACAAAAGTATGCAATGTAG